A part of Xenopus tropicalis strain Nigerian chromosome 4, UCB_Xtro_10.0, whole genome shotgun sequence genomic DNA contains:
- the immp1l gene encoding mitochondrial inner membrane protease subunit 1: protein MIRRIVGKTLGLLGYTIQYGCIAHCAFEYIGEVVICSGPSMEPTIRNYDVLLCDNLSRHFFSIHKGDIIVAKSPDKPSVNICKRVIGLEGDKVCMSSPSALLKRHTYVPKGHVWLEGDNLDNSTDSRSYGPVPYALIRGRICLRVWPLESFGPLKESPNGRIQDNWP, encoded by the exons ATGATCAGAAGAATTGTGGGGAAAACTCTGGGCTTGTTAGGATACACCATCCAATATGGCTGCATAGCGCACTGCGCTTTCGAATACATCGGAGAAGTCGTTATA tgTTCTGGGCCCTCAATGGAACCAACCATACGGAATTATGATGTTCTGCTCTGCGACAATTTAAGCCGACACTTCTTTTCAATCCATAA GGGTGATATCATAGTTGCCAAAAGCCCAGACAAGCCAAGCGTTAACATCTGCAAGAGAGTCATTGGACTGGAAGGCGACAAAGTTTGCATGAGCAGCCCATCGGCACTACTCAAAAGGCACACTTAC GTCCCCAAAGGTCATGTTTGGTTAGAAGGTGATAATCTAGACAATTCCACCGATTCCAGAAGCTATGGGCCGGTCCCCTATGCGCTGATCAGGGGTCGTATCTGTCTGCGG GTATGGCCGCTGGAGTCTTTTGGGCCACTGAAGGAAAGTCCAAATGGCCGGATACAAGATAATTGGCCATAa